One Candidatus Nanopelagicales bacterium DNA window includes the following coding sequences:
- a CDS encoding NAD(P)H-dependent oxidoreductase, producing MLIVGIGGTVSPTSSSDGALRIALDEAQRQGAEVKIFSGDLLKKLPMYDPTDPDRTPEAKEFVEAMRAASGIIISAAAYHGSISGMLKNALDYTEDMARDERSYFAGIPVGSIAVAKGYQAAVNTLSTIRMIVHALRGWPTPYGCVVNTATDEGGTGVAGAEEGLRMVASEVVHMARAFESHAQIVANS from the coding sequence ATGTTGATCGTCGGAATTGGCGGCACGGTAAGCCCAACCTCATCAAGTGATGGCGCATTGCGCATTGCTCTTGATGAGGCACAACGCCAAGGCGCTGAGGTAAAGATTTTCTCGGGTGACCTGTTGAAGAAGCTTCCAATGTATGACCCAACAGATCCAGATCGCACTCCTGAAGCCAAGGAGTTCGTTGAGGCGATGCGTGCAGCCTCTGGAATCATCATTTCTGCTGCGGCCTACCACGGCTCGATTTCTGGAATGCTCAAGAACGCATTGGATTACACCGAAGATATGGCGCGCGATGAGCGCTCATATTTTGCGGGTATTCCCGTTGGCAGCATCGCTGTAGCTAAGGGCTATCAAGCAGCGGTGAACACCCTCTCCACGATTCGCATGATTGTTCATGCACTTCGTGGTTGGCCAACGCCATATGGCTGTGTTGTGAACACCGCAACCGATGAAGGAGGAACCGGAGTGGCTGGCGCCGAAGAAGGTCTCCGCATGGTTGCAAGCGAGGTTGTTCATATGGCTCGTGCTTTTGAGTCACATGCTCAGATTGTGGCCAATTCGTGA
- a CDS encoding alpha/beta hydrolase translates to MNAPSNPEIGLSLRHDTFTTNYHDGGEGDVVLLIHGSGPGVSAYANWRLILPELAKKYRVLAPDVAGFGFTEIDGDVVPRTDDWVRHIKTFLDELGVAKVSIIGNSFGGALALWFASTYPDMVDRLVLMGSVGASFELTDGLDAVWGYEPSVEAMENLLEIFTYDRSLLPANLGELRYQASIKTGAQERWESLFPAPRQQWIELLALTSEQFARVTHPTLLVHGREDQVIPLESSMTLLQSIDDAQLHVFPHTGHWVQIERAADFTELATDFLAKAGK, encoded by the coding sequence GTGAATGCACCAAGTAATCCAGAAATTGGATTAAGCCTTCGTCACGACACCTTCACCACCAACTATCACGATGGTGGTGAAGGTGACGTGGTGTTGCTGATTCACGGTTCAGGGCCTGGTGTCAGCGCCTATGCAAACTGGCGCTTGATCCTTCCTGAATTGGCTAAGAAGTATCGAGTGCTCGCGCCGGATGTCGCCGGGTTTGGTTTCACGGAGATCGACGGCGATGTTGTGCCCCGCACTGATGACTGGGTCCGTCACATCAAGACCTTCCTTGACGAACTTGGTGTAGCCAAGGTGTCAATCATTGGGAACTCATTTGGTGGAGCACTCGCGCTCTGGTTCGCATCGACTTACCCAGACATGGTTGATCGCCTTGTACTCATGGGTAGCGTCGGCGCATCCTTTGAACTTACCGATGGATTAGACGCCGTATGGGGTTACGAACCATCTGTTGAAGCGATGGAAAACCTCCTCGAAATCTTCACGTATGACCGAAGCCTGTTGCCGGCCAATCTTGGCGAATTGCGTTACCAGGCTTCCATTAAGACAGGTGCTCAAGAACGTTGGGAATCACTCTTCCCAGCTCCTCGTCAGCAATGGATTGAACTCCTTGCATTGACCTCTGAACAATTTGCTCGCGTCACACATCCAACGCTGTTGGTACATGGTCGTGAAGATCAAGTGATTCCGTTGGAAAGCTCAATGACTTTGTTGCAATCAATCGATGATGCGCAACTTCATGTGTTCCCACACACAGGTCACTGGGTGCAAATCGAACGTGCCGCAGATTTCACTGAACTCGCGACTGACTTCCTAGCAAAGGCAGGCAAGTAG
- a CDS encoding thiolase family protein, whose protein sequence is MSQSAAITGMGVVICGPNEIPDATGNALSAISMAAQEAGIDLRDIDGLLINQNELIADDHLTLDLSRRGAFGTLKVLYELESKGTTMSVLLKQASDMVNAGEADNIVVVFADAAISPNAPSGAAFASMGGDTGYRGLERAGGMLGAVAAYALIAQHYFVERNAGIDDLFAVAQSQRSWAVENPLAWIREPLTREKYDAAPLVADPLRRLDCARPVSGAAAFIVSKPSAANTLNPVFVRGMAQRHTMRRRHAPHSPWRPVGAADVFTDALKQARIASTAIDNLQIYDAFTIVPLVMMEELGVVGPGEAGSFIASGNTRHGGSLPVNTGGGQISGFYLQGATPLIEAVTQLRGQGGNRQIADASTSMVVSVGGRLESVNALVMGVQQ, encoded by the coding sequence ATGAGTCAATCCGCAGCCATCACGGGCATGGGTGTTGTTATTTGCGGTCCGAATGAAATCCCGGATGCAACTGGCAATGCTCTTTCGGCAATTTCCATGGCTGCGCAAGAGGCCGGTATCGATCTTCGTGACATTGATGGTCTTTTGATCAACCAAAATGAGTTGATCGCCGATGATCACCTCACCTTAGATCTTTCTCGCCGTGGCGCTTTTGGCACTCTCAAAGTGCTCTACGAACTTGAGTCAAAGGGCACCACGATGTCGGTGTTGCTGAAGCAAGCATCTGACATGGTCAATGCTGGTGAAGCTGACAACATCGTGGTGGTGTTTGCTGATGCTGCTATCTCACCGAATGCCCCATCCGGTGCTGCATTCGCAAGCATGGGTGGCGATACCGGCTACCGAGGCCTTGAGCGCGCAGGCGGAATGCTGGGAGCTGTGGCGGCGTATGCGTTAATCGCGCAGCACTACTTTGTGGAACGCAACGCAGGAATCGATGATCTCTTCGCGGTCGCTCAAAGCCAGCGCTCCTGGGCAGTTGAAAATCCACTTGCTTGGATTCGTGAGCCACTGACTCGCGAAAAATATGATGCGGCACCTCTTGTCGCTGATCCACTACGCCGTCTGGACTGTGCTCGTCCTGTCAGCGGTGCTGCTGCCTTCATCGTGTCCAAGCCCAGTGCCGCCAATACATTGAACCCTGTATTTGTTCGCGGTATGGCGCAACGTCACACCATGCGACGCCGTCACGCGCCACATTCGCCATGGCGCCCAGTGGGCGCAGCTGATGTGTTCACTGATGCGCTGAAGCAAGCGCGCATCGCTTCAACTGCGATCGACAATCTGCAGATCTATGACGCGTTCACGATTGTTCCGCTTGTGATGATGGAAGAGCTGGGAGTCGTGGGGCCAGGGGAGGCAGGCAGTTTTATTGCCTCCGGAAACACTCGACATGGCGGGTCATTGCCGGTGAACACTGGCGGTGGGCAGATTTCTGGGTTCTACTTACAGGGAGCAACCCCACTGATTGAGGCTGTCACCCAATTACGTGGGCAGGGCGGGAATCGTCAGATTGCCGATGCCAGTACGTCAATGGTTGTCTCGGTTGGCGGTCGTCTTGAAAGCGTGAACGCACTCGTGATGGGAGTTCAGCAATGA
- a CDS encoding Rieske 2Fe-2S domain-containing protein, with protein sequence MTAQMDRAASIDIASLIQHDRIHGSLYTDPAIFDLEMTALFENAWVFVGHDSEIPEKGDYLTRRIGRQPVIVARGKDEVVRVLLNRCTHRANMLCRADSGNAALFRCPYHGWTYANDGRLQGVPFREGYDQEMAEMRSELGMAQAHQVEIYGGFIFANLYGNAGSFDDYIGRAKGPIDRLLSLSPEGRIELRGGWMKHKSAANWKIVNESQVDGYHPLFTHESVYKAIMPAKVDYASDELLVATRDLGGGHNEVDYSREYQAQDDEFIWFKRTPREKMAKYVAAMEAAVGAEETHKRFVDGPPHTFIWPNLFLAEMHVIMVEPVAANESIQYTAPIHIAGGEEINARILRNAEGAMGPAGFLIADDGEMGERNQAGLAAKQPEWALLSRGFSSEVQEDKGLTSYDRTSETTQRAMWVHYKELMAGDQA encoded by the coding sequence ATGACAGCTCAAATGGATCGCGCAGCATCGATCGATATTGCTTCGCTTATTCAGCATGATCGAATTCATGGATCGCTCTACACCGATCCAGCTATTTTCGATCTGGAAATGACTGCGTTGTTCGAGAACGCATGGGTCTTCGTCGGTCACGACAGTGAGATTCCAGAAAAAGGTGATTACCTCACTCGTCGCATCGGCCGTCAGCCAGTCATCGTTGCTCGCGGCAAAGATGAAGTAGTTCGTGTATTACTGAACCGCTGCACCCACCGCGCAAACATGTTGTGCCGTGCGGATTCTGGCAATGCTGCACTCTTCCGCTGCCCGTATCACGGTTGGACATATGCCAATGATGGTCGCCTGCAGGGTGTGCCATTCCGTGAAGGCTATGACCAAGAAATGGCTGAAATGCGATCAGAGCTTGGGATGGCTCAAGCGCATCAGGTTGAGATCTATGGTGGATTCATCTTTGCCAATCTTTATGGCAACGCAGGAAGTTTCGATGATTACATCGGCCGCGCAAAGGGACCAATCGATCGCCTGTTGAGTCTTTCGCCTGAAGGCCGCATTGAATTGCGCGGTGGCTGGATGAAGCACAAGTCAGCAGCGAACTGGAAGATCGTTAACGAGTCACAGGTTGATGGGTACCACCCGCTCTTTACTCACGAGTCGGTCTATAAGGCAATCATGCCGGCCAAGGTTGACTACGCATCTGACGAGTTACTCGTTGCGACCCGCGACCTTGGCGGCGGCCACAATGAAGTTGATTACTCGCGTGAGTACCAGGCACAAGATGATGAATTCATCTGGTTCAAGCGCACCCCTCGCGAAAAGATGGCTAAGTACGTAGCTGCTATGGAAGCAGCAGTAGGCGCAGAAGAAACGCATAAGCGTTTTGTTGATGGTCCTCCGCATACATTTATTTGGCCGAACCTCTTCCTTGCTGAAATGCACGTGATCATGGTTGAGCCAGTAGCTGCAAATGAATCCATTCAGTACACCGCGCCAATTCATATTGCCGGTGGTGAAGAGATCAATGCCCGCATTCTTCGCAATGCTGAAGGCGCCATGGGCCCAGCAGGCTTCTTGATCGCCGACGATGGCGAAATGGGTGAGCGCAACCAAGCAGGGTTGGCCGCAAAGCAGCCTGAATGGGCGCTGCTTTCACGCGGATTCAGTTCAGAAGTTCAGGAAGACAAGGGTCTGACTTCATACGACCGCACATCAGAAACCACCCAGCGCGCTATGTGGGTGCACTACAAGGAACTCATGGCAGGGGATCAGGCGTAA